One region of Oryza sativa Japonica Group chromosome 5, ASM3414082v1 genomic DNA includes:
- the LOC4339667 gene encoding uncharacterized protein isoform X2, protein MLPTTCRAPPCPWPRPLAAGRARGGYGLGRARGVKRRAAAARGMVVRCGLLPVDPWAPTMDSQSVASQLFAVSLFPYLGFLYFMTRSKTAPGLTLFGFYFLLAFVGATTKVHYGTSLSNVDWLHGSAESLLTLTNLFIVLGLRGALRKLEDTKESASEESQDIKEKGSI, encoded by the exons ATGCTGCCGACCAcctgccgcgcgccgccgtgcccgtggccgcggccgctcgccgccggtagAGCCAGGGGAGGCTATGGCCTCGGCCGCGCTCGCGGGGTgaagaggagagcggcggcggcgcgcgggatgGTGGTGCGGTGCGGGCTGCTCCCCGTGGACCCGTGGGCGCCCACCATGGACTCCCAGAGCGTGGCGTCGCAGCTGTTCGCCGTCTCGCTCTTCCCCTACCTCGGCTTCCTCTACTTCATGACCAGGTCCAAGACGGCGCCGGGACTCACGCTCTTCGGATTCTACTTCCTCCTCGCCTTCGTCGGCGCCACCA CAAAAGTTCATTATGGAACCTCGCTGTCTAACGTCGACTGGCTGCACGGGAGTGCAGAATCACTACTTACTCTTACCAATTTATTCATCGTGTTGGGGTTAAGGGGAGCCTTGAGGAAATTGGAGGACACAAAAGAGAGCGCTTCTGAAGAATCCCAGGACATTAAAGAAAAAGGTTCTATCTAG
- the LOC9272350 gene encoding uncharacterized protein yields MALVAQDIYTLEELKSIIGSGVAYRVRLHGVESLEEAITMYRTLDDAVQFRGWACPQLNKLALVAGIAAEVDRVIDELVPSLLEDDENRVLMLLLKNAAWSIRNNGKLVDADAGGIFRVRMHPIANRILKAVRLFLTARSTPTGRRDRLHAIVYDLKIFRESYYLPIP; encoded by the coding sequence aTGGCGCTTGTGGCGCAGGACATCTACACCCTCGAGGAGCTCAAGTCCATCATCGGCTCCGGCGTGGCGTACCGCGTTCGTCTGCATGGGGTCGAGTCCCTCGAGGAGGCCATCACCATGTACCGTACGCTGGACGACGCCGTGCAGTTCCGCGGTTGGGCGTGCCCCCAACTGAACAAGCTGGCCCTCGTCGCCGGCATCGCCGCGGAGGTGGACCGCGTCATCGACGAGTTGGTTCCCAGCCTCCTGGAGGACGACGAGAACAGGGTCCTGATGCTTCTCCTGAAGAATGCGGCCTGGTCTATCCGGAACAACGGCAAGTTGGTCGACGCGGACGCCGGAGGCATCTTCCGCGTCAGGATGCACCCCATCGCCAACCGCATCCTCAAGGCCGTACGCCTCTTCCTCACCGCGCGCTCCACCCCAACCGGTCGCCGTGATCGCCTCCACGCCATCGTCTATGATCTCAAGATCTTCCGCGAGTCCTACTACCTACCAATCCCATAG
- the LOC4339668 gene encoding FBD-associated F-box protein At1g66310, which produces MGIFKLNLLLKLQRQRQRRRRQIQARNGSVLIHPRDKINAPACQNNTHSWSGQAKCSDPTLPEDISCHIHSLMSMRDAARVACVSRAFARSWRCLPNLDFSEESLGINRSTCKKDEKLGDLTSKIDWILKNHSGIGIKKLIIQVGSVYSRDSSHLAHLDSWLQCAVKPGIEELIVNLSSMNAKYNFPCELLSSGTGDSLRYIYLASCNFHPTVRIGCLKSLTRLQLCMVNITENELRCLLSISLGLERLELRHCSTLKCLKVPCLQRLSYLDVMTCTGLQVIESKAPNLSSIRFEGDLYVQLSLGEPLQIKQLYRLCNDAAFYARTELPSSMPNLERLIIHSDTEMVNTPMVPSKFYHLKYLSIALGGQTYDYLSLVSFFDASPFLETFILNALRERTERATIFGDPSGLRMMPEHRHDKLKCVKIINFSSVKTLVELTCHIVESATALECLTLDTTSGSPRCSVNRLGKCFLMRRETLMEAHRALKAVQTYIELKVPSKVELNVLEPCSRCHALDL; this is translated from the exons TAACACACACTCTTGGAGTGGCCAAGCGAAGTGTTCAGACCCAACGCTTCCGGAG GACATCTCGTGTCATATACATTCCCTGATGTCTATGCGGGATGCTGCTCGTGTTGCCTGTGTGTCTCGGGCGTTTGCACGTTCCTGGAGATGCCTTCCCAACCTCGACTTCAGTGAGGAATCATTAGGAATAAATAGAAGTACATGCAAAAAAGATGAGAAACTGGGAGATTTGACCAGCAAAATTGATTGGATTCTGAAAAATCACTCAGGCATTGGCATAAAGAAACTCATCATTCAGGTTGGCAGTGTATACAGTCGGGACAGTAGTCATCTTGCTCATCTCGATAGTTGGCTTCAGTGTGCTGTTAAACCAGGGATTGAAGAGCTGATTGTTAATCTGTCATCAATGAATGCAAAATACAATTTCCCATGTGAACTTTTATCTAGTGGAACTGGAGATTCACTTCGCTATATTTATCTTGCCTCTTGCAACTTCCATCCCACAGTAAGAATTGGTTGCTTGAAAAGCTTGACAAGACTACAGCTGTGTATGGTGAATATCACGGAAAACGAGCTAAGGTGCCTTCTTTCCATTTCATTGGGTTTGGAGCGGTTGGAACTCAGGCACTGCAGTACGTTAAAATGCTTGAAAGTACCATGCCTGCAGCGTCTCAGCTACCTAGATGTTATGACTTGCACCGGGCTGCAAGTTATAGAGAGCAAAGCTCCAAATCTCTCCAGTATTCGCTTTGAAGGTGACCTCTATGTACAATTGTCACTTGGTGAACCACTGCAAATTAAGCAATTGTACAGGTTATGTAATGATGCTGCCTTTTATGCTCGTACTGAGCTGCCATCCAGCATGCCAAATCTTGAAAGGCTTATTATACATTCTGACACTGAG ATGGTCAATACACCAATGGTGCCTAGCAAATTCTATCACCTCAAGTACTTGAGTATTGCCCTTGGTGGACAGACCTATGATTACCTTTctctggtttccttttttgatgCTTCTCCTTTCTTGGAGACTTTTATCTTGAAT GCACTCCGAGAACGCACGGAACGTGCCACAATTTTTGGGGATCCTTCAGGTCTGAGGATGATGCCAGAGCACCGTCATGACAAACTCAAGTGTGTGAAGATAATCAATTTCTCTTCTGTGAAGACTTTGGTTGAGTTAACATGTCACATTGTTGAATCAGCGACAGCACTCGAATGTCTTACGTTGGACACAACGTCAGGTTCGCCTAGATGTTCTGTGAACAGACTTGGTAAATGCTTCTTGATGCGCAGAGAGACACTCATGGAAGCCCACAGAGCACTCAAGGCTGTTCAAACATACATCGAGCTCAAAGTTCCCTCCAAAGTTGAGTTAAACGTCTTGGAGCCTTGCAGCCGGTGCCATGCTCTTGACCTTTAG
- the LOC4339667 gene encoding uncharacterized protein isoform X1: MLPTTCRAPPCPWPRPLAAGRARGGYGLGRARGVKRRAAAARGMVVRCGLLPVDPWAPTMDSQSVASQLFAVSLFPYLGFLYFMTRSKTAPGLTLFGFYFLLAFVGATIPAGIYAKVHYGTSLSNVDWLHGSAESLLTLTNLFIVLGLRGALRKLEDTKESASEESQDIKEKGSI; this comes from the exons ATGCTGCCGACCAcctgccgcgcgccgccgtgcccgtggccgcggccgctcgccgccggtagAGCCAGGGGAGGCTATGGCCTCGGCCGCGCTCGCGGGGTgaagaggagagcggcggcggcgcgcgggatgGTGGTGCGGTGCGGGCTGCTCCCCGTGGACCCGTGGGCGCCCACCATGGACTCCCAGAGCGTGGCGTCGCAGCTGTTCGCCGTCTCGCTCTTCCCCTACCTCGGCTTCCTCTACTTCATGACCAGGTCCAAGACGGCGCCGGGACTCACGCTCTTCGGATTCTACTTCCTCCTCGCCTTCGTCGGCGCCACCA TACCTGCTGGGATATATG CAAAAGTTCATTATGGAACCTCGCTGTCTAACGTCGACTGGCTGCACGGGAGTGCAGAATCACTACTTACTCTTACCAATTTATTCATCGTGTTGGGGTTAAGGGGAGCCTTGAGGAAATTGGAGGACACAAAAGAGAGCGCTTCTGAAGAATCCCAGGACATTAAAGAAAAAGGTTCTATCTAG